CGTCAAAGCGGGAGAAGGGGGCGCTCCCTTTAAGCCGGTCACGGCCCAAGAGCAAAGGGCGGCCCTCAAATTCCTGGATGAAGAAGTTTTCAAGGCCGAGTCTTTTTCCGTTCCCCCGGAGCTTCTGCTGCGCCTGGGGGTTGAGCAGACGGGAGGTGGGGGCTCATTACCAGTGAATTTGGACGGCATGGTCTTGGGGCTGCAGCAAAACGTGCTTAACAAACTCTACAGCCGGGCAAGTCTTGAGCGCCTGGCCCAGCGGGAGCTTCTGGCCGGAGCCGGCGATCGCCTCTCCCTCCGGGATGTTTTTGAGTTCCTCCGGCGGTCCATTTGGAGAGAGATCGAGGGGCCCAAAGCGGCGGCCATCCCGCTTTTCCGCCGCAATCTCCAGCGCCGGCATCTGGACACCCTCATGGCCGTGATGGACAACCAGTCCCTCCCGGGAGACGCCCGCACCTCCGCGCGAAGCGATCTAAGCCGTTTGCAGTCGGCGGCTGAGAAAGCCCTCAAGGATCCCAAACTGGGCTCCACCGAGCGTGCCCACCTGGAAGACATACTCGGCCGCATAAAAAGGCAGATCTCGAAGCACGAGCGGGCGATCAAAGCGGCATAAGACGGGGTCAAGCGAGATCTTGACCCGCGTTTGTTTACCCTCTATACTGAGAACGCATGCTCGAGCTTCGTCCGGCCAAGATCAGCGACCGCTTCATCGCCTACATCCTGGACGCGGCTCCGTTTGCCTGCGGATATATCCTCCACCGAGTCCCGCTTCTCTGGCTGGGACTGTATTTCTTCTACCAATTCCTAGGCAACTTGCTGGGGGCTACCATCGGCAAGCGCCTGATGGGGCTCCAGGTGCTGAGGCGCGACGGCCAGCCCTTGGGGGTTTTTAGAGCCCTTCTGCGCGCCTTGGGCTACGGGCTGAGCACCCCCTTCTTCAATTTTGGGTTTGTCGTGGCTTTCTTCCAGCCGGAATCCCGCACTTTGCACGATATGATTTCCGGCAGCCTTGTAGTGGAGGCCCGGGCCAAGAATCAAGGCGAGGCCGGGCTCCTTTTCCTGGCGGCAGCACTCCTCATCACGGCTCTTTTCGGCGGGACGATTTACTTATACAAGACCAACCCGACCCTTTCCGACATCCTCGCGGTGGAGAAGGCCCGGGATGGCCTCAAGATCCTGGCCCGGATCGAGGAGGAGTACAAGCGCAGTCATGGGGCCTATACTTCATCTTTGAGCGATCTCGCCCAGGCCAGCGGGGACGTGGAGGAGTTCAAGGCCGCCATGTCGAAGATTTTCGACCCCAACCTGTTCCAGATACAGGCCGGGAATCGGGGCTACCGGCTCTCCGCCGCGGCCAAGGATCGCCGAAAGACCCGCGTCACTCTCGCGGGGCCTTAAAACTCAGCCAAGACCCAGCTTCCGAAAACATCGAGGCGCTTGATGTTTTTGGCGCCGACAAGGCTTATCACATGGGGCGCCTCGAAGCTCCGGAA
This is a stretch of genomic DNA from Elusimicrobiota bacterium. It encodes these proteins:
- a CDS encoding RDD family protein, producing MLELRPAKISDRFIAYILDAAPFACGYILHRVPLLWLGLYFFYQFLGNLLGATIGKRLMGLQVLRRDGQPLGVFRALLRALGYGLSTPFFNFGFVVAFFQPESRTLHDMISGSLVVEARAKNQGEAGLLFLAAALLITALFGGTIYLYKTNPTLSDILAVEKARDGLKILARIEEEYKRSHGAYTSSLSDLAQASGDVEEFKAAMSKIFDPNLFQIQAGNRGYRLSAAAKDRRKTRVTLAGP